The proteins below come from a single Asanoa ferruginea genomic window:
- a CDS encoding N-acetylmuramoyl-L-alanine amidase: MPNVPWLLDVLRGAGVSVVTEGDWVNRYRPGSFDPIGVLWHHTAATSSASNPHPALNVCINGRPDLTGPLCQALVDYNGVFHLISAGRANHAGASRGSGPIPAGDGNTLMIGWEIDYNGVNQEMTAAQYNASIAATAAVLTRLGRNSSYARGHRETSTTGKIDPSFIDLDVMRADVAAKMSGGGGTWSSIVDNTTAGRFTASANWGTSSYSTQRYGSDYRFADPVAASDPAWFKFAVPTAGSYRVDVWYAANAGYNTAAPYIVATSNGNQTVNVDQRTGGGAWRSIGTFSLPAGDANRVAVSRWTSGTGLVIADAVRLTRL, translated from the coding sequence ATGCCCAACGTTCCCTGGCTCCTGGACGTGTTGCGCGGCGCCGGCGTGTCCGTCGTGACCGAGGGCGACTGGGTCAACCGCTACCGGCCCGGCTCGTTCGACCCGATCGGGGTGCTCTGGCACCACACCGCGGCGACGTCGAGCGCGAGCAACCCGCACCCGGCGCTCAACGTCTGCATCAACGGCCGGCCCGACCTGACCGGGCCGCTGTGCCAGGCGCTGGTCGACTACAACGGCGTCTTCCACCTGATCTCCGCCGGCCGGGCCAACCACGCCGGCGCGAGCCGCGGCAGCGGGCCGATCCCCGCCGGTGACGGCAACACGCTGATGATCGGCTGGGAGATCGACTACAACGGCGTCAACCAGGAGATGACGGCGGCGCAATACAACGCGTCGATCGCCGCCACCGCCGCGGTGCTGACCCGGCTCGGCCGCAACTCCAGCTATGCCCGGGGCCACCGGGAGACCAGCACGACCGGCAAGATCGACCCGTCGTTCATCGACCTCGACGTGATGCGCGCCGACGTGGCCGCCAAGATGTCCGGCGGTGGCGGCACCTGGTCGTCCATCGTGGACAACACGACCGCCGGCCGGTTCACGGCGAGCGCCAACTGGGGCACGTCGTCCTACTCGACCCAGCGCTACGGCAGCGACTACCGGTTCGCCGACCCGGTGGCCGCCAGCGACCCGGCCTGGTTCAAGTTCGCCGTCCCGACGGCCGGCTCCTACCGGGTCGACGTCTGGTATGCCGCCAATGCCGGCTACAACACCGCGGCGCCCTACATCGTCGCCACGAGCAACGGCAATCAGACGGTCAACGTCGATCAGCGTACGGGCGGCGGCGCCTGGCGTTCGATCGGCACGTTCAGCCTCCCGGCGGGCGACGCCAACCGGGTCGCGGTCAGCCGCTGGACCTCCGGGACCGGCCTGGTGATCGCCGACGCGGTTCGGCTCACCCGGCTCTGA
- a CDS encoding DUF1992 domain-containing protein, translating into MSDRIESLIDARIRAARENGEFDDLPGAGKPLPGHAEPYDEQWWLKEFARREGISAAALLPLSVQLARLVEQLPDEVRRLPSEQRVRETVADLNREILDYQIHPSQPFLPIKRVDVEAMVTLWREALEARFEAARQQPPPAADRRKRRWLRRGRSETPDHP; encoded by the coding sequence GTGAGCGACCGGATCGAGTCCCTCATCGACGCGCGGATCCGTGCGGCCCGGGAGAACGGCGAGTTCGACGATCTCCCGGGCGCCGGCAAGCCGCTGCCCGGCCACGCCGAGCCCTATGACGAGCAGTGGTGGCTCAAGGAGTTCGCCCGCCGCGAGGGCATCTCCGCCGCGGCCCTGCTGCCGCTGTCGGTGCAACTGGCCCGGCTGGTCGAGCAGTTGCCCGACGAGGTGCGCCGGCTCCCCTCCGAGCAGCGGGTCCGCGAGACGGTGGCCGACCTCAACCGCGAGATCCTCGACTACCAGATCCACCCGTCGCAGCCGTTCCTCCCGATCAAGCGGGTCGACGTCGAAGCGATGGTGACGCTCTGGCGCGAGGCCCTGGAGGCCCGCTTCGAGGCGGCCCGCCAACAGCCGCCGCCCGCCGCCGACCGTAGGAAACGGCGGTGGCTGCGACGCGGCCGGTCAGAGACCCCAGACCACCCGTAG
- a CDS encoding glycosyltransferase family 2 protein, translating into MLVPAGAAATGVGLSFARGSHVVSYGAADRPEPDQLRKAAAALHHAGAGTVGVQAALDQLLPGLDDVPVRATSSHFRTDALRRLGGWDADLGVRVAAAGLRVGALDSTTFQPASVPRPRAPFRALGARRALGFLLLTGGPSAAVLLSPVLYLVFVAALLLPVHLLDGVLPGWVLGTALASLLGGVALTIYTSMMAAFHRRHYRLVARALLSPLHSSRRTADTYRALWQSLVRRSDGEKSTHGSRTVHSGDRSVATADLG; encoded by the coding sequence GTGCTCGTGCCGGCCGGTGCGGCGGCGACCGGGGTCGGGCTGTCGTTCGCGCGTGGTTCGCACGTGGTGTCCTACGGTGCGGCCGACCGGCCCGAGCCCGACCAACTCCGCAAGGCGGCCGCGGCGTTGCACCACGCCGGCGCGGGCACGGTCGGTGTGCAGGCGGCGCTCGACCAGTTGCTGCCCGGCCTCGACGACGTCCCGGTGCGCGCGACCTCGAGCCACTTCCGCACCGACGCGCTGCGCCGGCTCGGTGGGTGGGACGCCGATCTGGGTGTCCGCGTCGCCGCGGCGGGCCTGCGGGTCGGCGCGCTCGACAGCACCACCTTCCAGCCGGCGTCGGTGCCTCGCCCGCGCGCCCCGTTCCGGGCACTCGGCGCGCGGCGCGCGCTCGGCTTCCTCCTGCTGACCGGCGGTCCATCGGCGGCGGTGCTGCTGAGCCCCGTCCTCTACCTCGTGTTCGTCGCGGCCCTCCTGCTGCCGGTTCATCTGCTCGACGGGGTGCTCCCGGGGTGGGTGCTCGGCACCGCGCTGGCCAGCCTGCTCGGCGGCGTCGCCCTGACGATCTACACCTCCATGATGGCCGCGTTCCACCGGCGCCACTACCGGCTGGTGGCGCGGGCGTTGCTGAGCCCGCTCCACTCGTCGCGCCGCACCGCCGACACCTACCGGGCGCTCTGGCAGTCGCTCGTCCGCAGATCCGACGGGGAGAAGAGCACCCATGGCAGTCGCACAGTCCACAGTGGTGACCGGTCGGTGGCAACGGCAGACCTGGGCTGA
- a CDS encoding DUF1345 domain-containing protein — protein MSKWSDRPPMLGWSAPAIRRAVAVLALWVIVAGGLAAATVNWELAVIAGWDAAAVVFLGSVWPLFLRADGEKTERVASREDQSHGSATALLAAACLVSLLGVAFALGRAAKEHGTARGVLIGVAVLTVTSAWVTMNTVYTLHYAKLDYLSKGGRIDFGEPKHRPTYRDFAYLAFTIGMTYQVSDTTLRSSPIRRSVLGHALLSYVFGVAIVAGAINLLAGLVNN, from the coding sequence ATGTCAAAGTGGTCAGACCGCCCGCCCATGCTGGGTTGGAGCGCGCCGGCGATCCGGCGGGCCGTCGCGGTGCTCGCGCTGTGGGTGATCGTGGCCGGCGGCCTGGCGGCGGCGACCGTCAACTGGGAGCTCGCGGTGATCGCCGGCTGGGATGCCGCGGCGGTGGTCTTCCTCGGCTCGGTGTGGCCGCTCTTCCTGCGCGCCGACGGCGAGAAGACCGAGCGGGTGGCCTCCCGCGAAGACCAGAGCCACGGCTCGGCCACCGCCCTGCTGGCCGCCGCGTGCCTGGTCAGCCTGCTCGGCGTGGCGTTCGCGCTGGGTCGGGCCGCCAAGGAGCACGGCACCGCCCGCGGCGTGCTGATCGGCGTCGCGGTGCTCACGGTGACCAGCGCGTGGGTCACCATGAACACCGTCTACACGTTGCACTACGCGAAGCTCGACTACCTGAGCAAGGGCGGCCGCATCGACTTCGGCGAGCCGAAGCACAGACCGACCTACCGCGACTTCGCCTATCTGGCGTTCACGATCGGCATGACCTACCAGGTCTCCGACACCACGCTGCGCAGCTCACCGATCCGCCGCAGCGTCCTCGGCCACGCCCTGCTGTCCTACGTCTTCGGCGTCGCGATCGTGGCGGGCGCGATCAACCTGCTCGCCGGCCTGGTCAACAACTAG
- a CDS encoding Gfo/Idh/MocA family protein, which translates to MSTVGESPVRVGLVGAGHWASVMHGPTFAAGPETTLVGVWARRSAAATELATRLGTTAASSFDDLLDRCEAVAFAVPPDIQADLAVRAAAAGRALLLDKPVALTVDGAERVAAAVRKHGVVSQIVLTKRYHPATRAFLAAAAGFAAVGGRARYLHGGFLDGPFATGWRLDHGALLDLGPHLLDLVEAALGPIESIDRHGDPTGWLELTCTHRGGAVSQLSLSGAVGLPRSRAGVELYGPAGVLEIDFGTVDHAECWPVLRAEFARAVRTGTPHQLDVEHGVHLQHLLASC; encoded by the coding sequence ATGTCGACTGTGGGGGAATCGCCGGTCCGGGTCGGTCTCGTCGGCGCCGGACACTGGGCATCGGTCATGCACGGGCCCACGTTCGCCGCTGGGCCGGAGACCACATTGGTCGGCGTCTGGGCCCGGCGATCTGCGGCGGCCACCGAGCTGGCCACCCGTCTCGGCACCACCGCCGCGTCCTCCTTCGACGACCTGCTGGACCGCTGCGAGGCGGTCGCGTTCGCGGTGCCGCCCGACATCCAGGCCGACCTCGCGGTGCGGGCGGCGGCGGCCGGGCGCGCGTTGCTGCTCGACAAGCCGGTAGCGCTCACCGTCGACGGCGCCGAACGGGTGGCGGCGGCCGTCCGCAAGCACGGCGTGGTCAGCCAGATCGTGCTGACCAAGCGCTACCACCCGGCGACCCGGGCCTTCCTGGCCGCCGCCGCCGGGTTCGCGGCGGTTGGTGGCCGGGCCCGCTACCTGCACGGCGGCTTCCTCGACGGCCCGTTCGCCACCGGCTGGCGGCTCGACCACGGCGCCCTGCTCGACCTCGGCCCGCACCTGCTCGACCTGGTCGAGGCGGCGCTGGGCCCGATCGAGTCAATCGACCGGCACGGCGACCCGACCGGCTGGCTGGAGCTGACCTGCACGCACCGCGGCGGCGCGGTCAGCCAGCTATCGCTCTCCGGCGCGGTCGGGCTGCCCCGGTCGCGGGCAGGGGTCGAGCTCTACGGTCCTGCGGGCGTCCTCGAGATCGATTTCGGCACGGTGGACCACGCCGAATGCTGGCCGGTGCTGCGCGCCGAGTTCGCTCGGGCGGTGCGCACCGGCACGCCGCACCAGCTCGACGTCGAGCACGGCGTACACCTGCAGCATCTTCTTGCTAGTTGTTGA
- a CDS encoding DNA-3-methyladenine glycosylase family protein — protein sequence MGTSKVTFRQAAALLAERDPVMARLVENAPAPRIPLWKESNFESLVRGIVFQQLARPAAVAILGRLIDAAGGELTPESVLPLSDAVLRKVGLSARKVISLRDLATSVRDGTVVLDNRRLGHLNDDEIIRRLSTVKGIGPWSSQLFIMFQLRRPDVWPVGDLGIRRGYGVAYGIPTPTEKELEPLGDQFRPYRTTAAWYCWMAEAVFAGRTPTLPIADDPILRAHKVV from the coding sequence GTGGGCACGAGCAAGGTCACCTTCCGCCAGGCCGCGGCGCTGCTGGCCGAGCGCGACCCGGTGATGGCGCGACTCGTCGAGAACGCGCCGGCGCCGCGGATTCCGTTGTGGAAGGAGAGCAACTTCGAGTCGCTCGTACGCGGGATCGTCTTCCAGCAGTTGGCCCGGCCCGCGGCGGTGGCCATCCTGGGCCGGTTGATCGACGCCGCCGGCGGTGAACTGACGCCGGAGAGCGTGCTGCCGTTGTCGGACGCGGTGCTGCGCAAGGTCGGGCTGTCCGCGCGGAAGGTGATCTCCCTGCGCGACCTGGCCACCAGCGTCCGCGACGGCACCGTCGTGCTCGACAACCGGCGCCTCGGCCACCTCAACGACGACGAGATCATCCGCCGGCTGTCGACGGTCAAGGGCATCGGCCCGTGGTCGTCGCAGCTCTTCATCATGTTCCAACTCCGCCGCCCCGACGTGTGGCCAGTCGGCGACCTCGGCATCCGCCGCGGCTACGGGGTGGCCTACGGCATCCCGACGCCGACCGAGAAGGAGTTGGAACCGCTCGGCGACCAGTTCCGCCCCTACCGCACCACCGCGGCCTGGTACTGCTGGATGGCCGAGGCCGTGTTCGCGGGCCGCACCCCGACCCTGCCGATCGCCGACGACCCGATCCTGCGCGCCCACAAGGTCGTGTGA